One region of Mucilaginibacter gotjawali genomic DNA includes:
- a CDS encoding glycosyltransferase family 2 protein: protein MKIHKLSIVIPAYNEGNTIHLILNKIKAVNLIDNIQKELIIVNDCSSDHTEEAVSAYKSENPDLGISYFKHETNKGKGAAIHTGISKATGEYLIIQDADLEYDPEEYNDLLKPVCNGFADVVYGSRFMGSNPHRILFFWHTIGNRWLTFASNMFSNLNLTDMETCYKLFDTKLIQSIKLTEQRFGFEPEVTQKIARVPRIRIYEVGISYYGRTYDDGKKIGWKDGVRAIYCILKYGLFRVD from the coding sequence ATGAAGATACATAAGTTATCCATTGTTATCCCTGCATACAACGAAGGAAATACGATCCATTTGATTTTAAACAAAATTAAAGCCGTAAACCTGATCGATAATATTCAAAAAGAACTCATTATTGTTAACGATTGCTCCAGCGACCATACCGAAGAAGCTGTTAGCGCTTATAAATCAGAAAACCCGGACCTCGGGATCAGTTACTTTAAGCACGAGACCAACAAGGGCAAAGGTGCCGCCATCCATACGGGTATCTCCAAAGCAACGGGCGAATACCTGATCATCCAGGATGCCGACTTGGAATATGACCCCGAAGAATACAACGACTTGCTGAAACCTGTTTGCAACGGCTTTGCCGATGTGGTTTACGGCTCGCGTTTTATGGGCAGCAACCCGCACCGTATTTTATTCTTCTGGCATACCATCGGTAACCGCTGGCTTACTTTCGCCTCCAACATGTTCAGTAACCTGAACCTGACGGATATGGAAACCTGCTACAAGCTTTTTGATACCAAACTCATCCAATCCATCAAATTAACTGAGCAACGCTTTGGCTTTGAGCCGGAGGTTACCCAAAAAATTGCCCGCGTACCCAGGATCCGTATTTACGAAGTTGGTATTTCCTATTACGGCCGTACTTACGATGATGGCAAAAAGATCGGCTGGAAAGATGGCGTCAGGGCGATTTATTGTATTTTGAAGTATGGACTTTTTAGAGTTGATTAG
- the pbpC gene encoding penicillin-binding protein 1C, with the protein MKLSLSGVKAFLKRPKIIIILSFLGVSGLLFWFCLPNPLFKSSTSYVIDDANGNLLGAAIASDGQWRFPPNAEVPEKFKQCIITFEDKRFMHHPGFDVLALGRAFKQNFGSGKVESGGSTISMQVIRLATKDRRTYLNKLKEIFMAMRLECGYKKSEILSLYASNAPFGSNVVGLDAASWRYFGRSPDKLSWGEMAAMAVLPNAPSLVNPGKNRATLLKKRNMLLDKLVKQGIIDAATASLAKLESVPDLPLPLPQLAPHLLERFKVDSQAKRFGDTRLKTTIQTNLQRQVNQILERHHQQLKANDINNIAAVVLDVETGATLAYAGNISHPEDSTMQSDVDVVNAPRSPGSTLKPLLYASAMHDGLILPNSLLPDIPTQILSFHPKNFDLVYDGAVPASQALSRSLNVPAVRLLQQYKSDRFYDQLHKIGMTTLNKPASHYGLSLILGGGENTLWELAGSYADMARVLNHYNKYNGKYDPADYHNPVYTIAPAKKPDLQKTGLLDAGSIYYTLQAMEEVMRPGEEMLWNRFSSTQRIAWKTGTSFGFRDGWAIGITPKYVVAVWVGNTDGEGRPGLTGINTAAPAMFEIFRLLPVTRQWFDMPVGEMVKIKVCKQSGFRAGEYCEDTYDEYVPKGGLNAPVCPWHQLVHLSADGKWQVTGNCVPPDQIINKKWFVLPPSMEYYYKSRSYQYHVLPPFRPDCAQGERSNPMEIIYPKEGAKIYVPLEADGSRGRVVFDAAHRQNGVKIFWHLDDEYVGETQDFHQLALNPPPGKHTLTLVDGNGNMVHVGFEVLEK; encoded by the coding sequence ATGAAACTGAGTTTAAGTGGTGTAAAAGCCTTTTTGAAAAGGCCAAAAATAATAATAATACTTTCGTTTTTAGGTGTGTCGGGCCTGCTGTTTTGGTTTTGCCTGCCAAATCCGCTTTTCAAAAGCTCAACCTCCTACGTTATTGACGATGCCAACGGTAATTTGCTCGGCGCTGCTATTGCCTCCGATGGCCAATGGCGCTTCCCGCCAAATGCCGAAGTGCCCGAAAAGTTTAAGCAATGTATCATCACCTTTGAGGATAAGCGCTTTATGCACCACCCCGGTTTTGATGTACTGGCTTTGGGCAGGGCCTTTAAACAAAACTTTGGTTCGGGAAAAGTTGAAAGCGGCGGTAGTACTATTTCTATGCAGGTGATCAGGCTTGCAACGAAAGATAGACGTACTTATCTGAATAAGCTAAAAGAGATTTTTATGGCCATGCGGCTGGAATGCGGCTATAAAAAAAGTGAAATATTATCATTGTATGCCAGCAATGCACCTTTTGGCAGTAATGTGGTTGGATTGGACGCCGCTTCCTGGCGTTATTTCGGGCGCAGTCCTGATAAATTATCATGGGGAGAGATGGCCGCGATGGCGGTGCTGCCCAATGCGCCATCCCTTGTCAATCCTGGCAAAAACCGGGCGACATTGTTAAAGAAACGAAACATGCTGCTGGATAAACTGGTAAAGCAGGGAATTATTGATGCCGCCACCGCATCACTTGCCAAGCTGGAGTCTGTTCCTGATCTGCCCCTGCCCCTGCCGCAGCTTGCCCCTCACCTGCTGGAACGGTTTAAGGTGGATAGCCAGGCCAAACGTTTTGGTGATACCCGGTTGAAGACAACCATCCAAACTAACCTGCAGCGCCAGGTAAACCAGATACTGGAGCGGCATCACCAGCAATTAAAAGCCAATGATATCAACAACATAGCGGCTGTGGTGCTGGATGTGGAAACGGGAGCTACTTTAGCCTATGCGGGCAATATTTCGCACCCGGAAGATTCGACGATGCAAAGCGACGTAGATGTAGTAAATGCGCCGCGAAGCCCCGGAAGTACTTTAAAACCATTGTTGTATGCCTCCGCTATGCATGATGGGTTGATCCTGCCAAATAGTTTATTGCCCGATATTCCAACTCAAATACTAAGCTTTCACCCTAAAAACTTCGATTTGGTTTATGATGGGGCGGTACCGGCCTCACAGGCATTGTCGCGGTCGTTAAATGTTCCGGCAGTAAGGCTGCTGCAACAATATAAAAGCGACAGGTTTTACGACCAGTTGCACAAAATTGGCATGACGACCCTGAATAAACCTGCCAGCCACTATGGTTTGTCGCTGATACTGGGCGGAGGCGAAAATACGCTTTGGGAATTGGCTGGATCATACGCCGATATGGCCCGTGTGCTCAATCATTACAACAAATACAACGGCAAATACGATCCCGCCGATTACCATAACCCGGTTTATACCATCGCGCCGGCAAAAAAGCCCGACCTGCAAAAAACAGGCCTGCTGGATGCCGGATCTATTTACTACACCCTACAGGCCATGGAAGAAGTAATGCGCCCCGGTGAGGAAATGCTTTGGAACAGGTTCAGTTCTACCCAGCGCATCGCCTGGAAAACAGGCACCAGCTTTGGTTTCCGGGATGGCTGGGCCATTGGCATCACCCCCAAATATGTCGTCGCGGTTTGGGTCGGTAATACCGATGGCGAAGGAAGGCCCGGATTAACGGGCATTAACACCGCCGCCCCGGCCATGTTTGAGATCTTCCGCCTGCTGCCCGTTACACGCCAGTGGTTTGATATGCCGGTTGGCGAAATGGTCAAAATAAAAGTTTGCAAACAAAGCGGTTTTCGCGCCGGCGAGTATTGCGAGGATACTTATGATGAATATGTCCCCAAAGGAGGCCTGAACGCGCCGGTATGCCCCTGGCACCAGCTGGTGCACTTAAGCGCCGATGGCAAATGGCAGGTAACAGGCAATTGCGTACCGCCCGACCAGATCATCAACAAAAAATGGTTTGTGCTGCCACCATCTATGGAATATTATTACAAAAGCAGGAGCTATCAGTACCATGTACTGCCTCCGTTCAGGCCAGATTGCGCGCAGGGCGAACGTAGTAACCCTATGGAGATCATTTACCCCAAAGAAGGCGCAAAAATATACGTTCCGCTGGAGGCAGATGGCAGTCGCGGCCGTGTAGTGTTTGATGCCGCGCACCGGCAAAACGGCGTTAAAATATTCTGGCACCTGGATGATGAGTATGTGGGCGAAACGCAGGATTTTCACCAATTGGCTTTAAACCCGCCGCCCGGGAAACATACTTTAACTTTGGTTGATGGGAATGGGAATATGGTGCATGTGGGGTTTGAGGTGCTGGAGAAATGA
- a CDS encoding 3'-5' exonuclease, with translation MLEQYDLHNLMVLDIETVPQYSSFADVPDHFQKLWDLKTQYQRKEETAEEFYERAGIWAEFGKIICISVGIFINGRNTGLRVKSFFSHDEKELLEKFAALLVSQPPSLILCAHNGKEFDFPYICRRMLINGVKIPSQLEISGKKPWEINHLDTMELWKFGDYKNYTSLALLTAIFNIPTPKDDIDGSMVGRVYWVENQLERIATYCQKDVVATAQLLRRYRGEELIPDESITLVGF, from the coding sequence ATGCTTGAACAATACGACCTTCATAACCTGATGGTGCTTGATATTGAAACCGTTCCGCAATACAGCAGTTTTGCCGATGTGCCGGATCATTTTCAAAAACTATGGGATTTGAAGACGCAATACCAGCGGAAAGAAGAAACCGCGGAAGAATTCTATGAACGCGCCGGCATCTGGGCCGAATTTGGCAAGATCATTTGTATCTCGGTAGGCATCTTCATCAATGGGAGAAATACCGGACTCAGGGTTAAATCTTTTTTCTCGCATGACGAAAAAGAGCTTCTCGAAAAATTTGCCGCTTTGTTGGTTAGCCAGCCGCCAAGTTTGATATTGTGCGCGCACAACGGAAAGGAGTTTGATTTCCCGTACATCTGCCGCAGGATGCTGATCAATGGCGTAAAGATTCCATCCCAGCTGGAAATTTCCGGTAAAAAGCCATGGGAAATTAACCACCTGGATACCATGGAGCTATGGAAGTTTGGCGATTATAAAAACTATACTTCGTTAGCATTGTTGACCGCTATTTTTAACATCCCTACCCCAAAAGATGATATTGACGGCAGTATGGTTGGGCGTGTTTACTGGGTAGAGAACCAGCTGGAAAGAATAGCGACTTACTGCCAGAAAGATGTAGTTGCAACGGCTCAGTTGCTAAGGCGATACCGGGGCGAAGAATTGATCCCGGATGAATCTATAACTCTCGTGGGCTTTTAA
- a CDS encoding ABC transporter ATP-binding protein has protein sequence MLKVTDLNIKFKTQSGYFEAVKGISFHLNKGETIGIVGESGSGKSVTSLALMRLLDEKQAVISGQVLLNDKSLCKIPETEMRTIRGHQIAMIFQEPMTSLNPVLTCGFQITEAIQLHLAINKAEAKAKTIALFKEVQLPRPEAIFDSYPHQISGGQKQRVMIAMALSCNPEILIADEPTTALDVTVQKTIIELLHKLKAERNMSLIFISHDLAVISEIADRVMVMYKGEVVEEAPVKTLFAHPKHPYTKGLLACRPSPAWRLKKLPVVSDFLDSENKKAASIEKIREGYLYQPGEIKERERKLYEQEPLLKISHLNTWFPTVHNVFGKSKGLVKAVNEVSFNVYPGETLGLVGESGCGKTTLGRSILRLIEPTSGSINFENTDLRSLKKNELREIRRNIQIIFQDPYSSLNPRLTVGDSLMEPLQVHRFYANDTKRKRKVLELLERVNLPPEHFNRYPHEFSGGQRQRIVIARALALQPKFIICDESVSALDVSVQAQVLNLIRELQQEFNLTYIFISHDLAVIKHISDRMMVMNKGEIVEMGDPDEIYYHPKEEYTKRLIASIPGAVA, from the coding sequence ATGCTGAAAGTAACCGACCTGAACATTAAGTTTAAAACACAAAGCGGCTATTTTGAGGCGGTTAAAGGCATTTCCTTCCACTTAAATAAAGGCGAGACGATTGGCATTGTGGGCGAATCTGGTTCAGGAAAGTCGGTTACTTCGCTTGCCCTGATGCGCCTGCTGGATGAAAAGCAAGCGGTAATCAGCGGGCAGGTATTGCTGAATGATAAAAGCTTGTGCAAAATCCCCGAGACGGAAATGCGGACGATCAGGGGCCACCAGATCGCCATGATCTTCCAGGAACCCATGACCTCCCTCAACCCGGTTTTAACCTGCGGTTTTCAAATTACAGAAGCGATACAATTACATCTTGCCATAAACAAAGCAGAAGCGAAGGCCAAAACCATCGCTTTATTTAAAGAAGTACAACTGCCACGCCCTGAGGCTATTTTCGACAGTTACCCGCACCAGATCTCCGGTGGACAAAAACAAAGGGTGATGATCGCGATGGCGCTTTCCTGCAACCCGGAAATATTGATTGCCGATGAACCCACCACCGCGCTGGATGTTACCGTTCAAAAAACGATTATCGAATTATTACACAAGCTGAAAGCTGAACGGAACATGAGCCTGATCTTTATTTCGCACGATCTGGCAGTGATCAGCGAAATTGCCGACCGGGTTATGGTGATGTATAAGGGCGAGGTTGTGGAAGAGGCCCCGGTTAAAACTCTGTTCGCTCATCCCAAACACCCTTATACTAAAGGATTGCTGGCTTGCCGCCCCTCGCCTGCCTGGCGTTTGAAAAAGCTGCCTGTTGTATCAGATTTCCTGGATAGTGAAAATAAGAAAGCCGCCAGCATCGAAAAAATAAGGGAAGGCTATTTGTATCAACCTGGAGAAATAAAGGAAAGAGAGCGGAAATTATACGAACAGGAACCCTTACTCAAGATAAGTCACTTAAATACGTGGTTTCCAACTGTTCATAATGTATTTGGCAAGTCGAAGGGTTTGGTAAAAGCGGTTAATGAGGTTAGTTTCAACGTATATCCCGGCGAAACCCTTGGACTTGTGGGCGAATCAGGCTGCGGAAAAACTACTTTGGGCCGCAGTATTTTAAGGTTGATAGAACCCACTTCCGGCAGCATCAATTTTGAGAATACCGACCTGCGCAGCCTTAAAAAGAATGAATTAAGGGAGATCAGGCGCAATATCCAGATCATTTTCCAAGATCCCTACTCCTCTCTAAACCCGCGCCTCACCGTGGGTGATTCCTTGATGGAACCCTTACAGGTTCACCGGTTTTATGCCAATGACACCAAGCGAAAACGCAAAGTTTTGGAGCTGCTGGAACGCGTAAACCTGCCGCCGGAGCACTTTAACCGCTACCCGCATGAATTTTCGGGCGGACAAAGGCAGCGCATCGTCATTGCCCGGGCATTGGCCCTGCAGCCAAAATTTATCATTTGCGATGAATCTGTTTCGGCGCTGGATGTATCTGTACAGGCCCAGGTGCTTAACCTGATCCGGGAACTGCAGCAGGAATTTAACCTCACCTATATCTTTATTTCACATGATCTGGCCGTGATCAAACACATTTCTGACCGGATGATGGTGATGAATAAAGGCGAAATTGTTGAAATGGGCGATCCTGATGAGATTTATTATCATCCTAAGGAAGAGTATACGAAGCGGTTAATTGCCTCGATACCCGGTGCTGTAGCATGA
- a CDS encoding type II toxin-antitoxin system VapC family toxin: protein MEQRYLTDTNTIIDYLENKLPVSSIRLLDNIPIQLSVISRIELLGWQKASDQQIKILTGFIAASTVFNLEEDIILQSIEIRKRYRVKLPDAIIAATALTNKLNLLTRNIKDFEKIDGLICTDPYLL, encoded by the coding sequence ATGGAACAACGATATTTAACAGATACGAATACCATTATTGATTATCTCGAAAATAAACTGCCGGTTTCGTCAATTAGATTATTAGACAATATTCCCATTCAACTCTCAGTAATTTCGCGGATTGAACTACTCGGGTGGCAAAAAGCTTCCGATCAGCAAATTAAGATCTTAACTGGTTTCATAGCTGCTTCAACGGTTTTCAATTTGGAAGAAGACATAATTTTGCAATCAATAGAAATCAGGAAACGTTACCGGGTGAAGCTTCCTGACGCTATAATAGCAGCCACCGCGCTAACCAATAAGCTTAATTTACTTACAAGGAACATAAAGGATTTTGAAAAGATTGACGGACTCATTTGCACTGACCCTTATCTTTTATAG
- the rnr gene encoding ribonuclease R, whose amino-acid sequence MSKKKNNSSINQVLTQMVLDIFEQNGNTPLNYKQVSAKLNVRDPEAREIIFDILKDESKKGGLKELTPGKFQLLVLKTFIEGVVDMTNDGSAFIVTNDEFENDIFVAPRKLRNALNGDKVKVYVYAKSKGKNKEGEVIEIIERAKMEFTGIVKLSERFAFFIPDDRKMMHDIFIPLSDLNGAKNGIKAIAEITDWPAEAKNPIGRIKQILGVQGENDTEMNAILAEYGFPLSFPAEVEHESEEISDMITKEEIAKRRDFRNTTTFTIDPFDAKDFDDALSFKQLENGNYEVGVHIADVSHYIKPDSALDKEADERGTSVYLVDRVIPMLPERLSNGLCSLRPKEDKLCFSAVFEMNEEAHIITEWFGKTIIHSDRRFAYEEVQEVIETKTGDFTYEILKLNALAHKLRDRKFKNGAISFETTEVKFKLDETGKPVGVYVKERKDAHKLIEDFMLLANKKVAEYVSKMGKGKHKYTFVYRVHDTPKPEALANFAQFAARFGYKINTKSDKETAKSLNYLMEDVEGKKEQNVLTQLAIRSMAKAIYTTKSSSHYGLAFDHYTHFTSPIRRYPDVMVHRLLFHYLNGGQSANAEHYEKLCQHSSQMEKKASDAERASIKYKQAEFLKDQVGNVYSGVISGVTEWGMYVEIIENKCEGMIRLRDISDDFYTLDEKNYAIIGQRKKKVYQLGDEVKIRVKNVDLTKKQIDFSLVS is encoded by the coding sequence ATGTCTAAAAAGAAAAACAACTCTTCCATCAACCAGGTGCTTACGCAAATGGTACTGGATATATTCGAACAAAACGGCAATACGCCATTAAATTATAAACAAGTTTCTGCCAAACTCAACGTCCGCGACCCGGAAGCACGCGAAATCATCTTTGATATTCTGAAAGATGAATCAAAAAAAGGGGGTTTAAAGGAACTTACTCCCGGGAAATTCCAGCTGCTGGTGCTCAAAACCTTTATCGAAGGCGTGGTCGATATGACCAACGACGGCTCAGCATTTATCGTCACCAATGATGAGTTTGAGAACGATATTTTTGTAGCGCCACGCAAACTGCGCAATGCCCTTAACGGCGATAAAGTAAAAGTTTACGTTTATGCCAAAAGCAAAGGCAAAAATAAAGAAGGTGAAGTAATTGAGATCATCGAACGCGCTAAAATGGAGTTTACGGGTATCGTAAAACTCTCAGAGCGGTTCGCATTCTTCATCCCGGACGACCGGAAGATGATGCACGATATTTTTATCCCTCTAAGCGACCTTAACGGCGCTAAAAACGGGATAAAGGCAATCGCCGAGATCACCGACTGGCCGGCTGAAGCTAAAAACCCTATTGGCCGTATCAAGCAGATCCTGGGTGTACAGGGTGAGAATGATACCGAAATGAATGCCATTCTGGCTGAATACGGTTTCCCATTGTCGTTCCCTGCCGAAGTTGAACATGAATCCGAAGAGATTTCTGATATGATTACCAAAGAAGAGATCGCCAAAAGGCGGGATTTCAGAAATACAACCACTTTCACCATCGACCCATTTGATGCCAAGGATTTTGACGATGCACTTTCCTTTAAACAACTGGAAAATGGCAATTACGAGGTCGGGGTGCATATTGCTGATGTATCGCATTATATTAAACCTGATTCAGCACTGGATAAAGAGGCCGACGAACGCGGAACATCGGTTTACCTGGTTGACAGGGTGATCCCGATGCTTCCTGAACGCCTTTCGAACGGTTTATGCTCTTTGCGCCCAAAAGAGGATAAGCTTTGCTTTTCGGCGGTATTCGAAATGAATGAAGAGGCGCATATCATTACCGAATGGTTTGGAAAAACCATCATCCATTCAGACAGGCGTTTTGCTTACGAAGAAGTGCAGGAAGTGATAGAAACCAAAACCGGCGACTTTACTTATGAAATACTCAAACTAAATGCCCTGGCCCACAAACTGCGCGACCGAAAGTTCAAAAATGGCGCCATCAGTTTTGAAACCACTGAGGTTAAGTTCAAACTGGATGAGACAGGCAAGCCTGTCGGCGTATATGTTAAAGAACGTAAGGATGCCCATAAATTGATTGAGGATTTTATGTTGCTCGCCAATAAAAAAGTAGCCGAGTATGTAAGCAAAATGGGTAAAGGCAAGCATAAATATACCTTTGTTTACCGCGTTCATGATACGCCAAAACCTGAAGCGCTGGCCAATTTTGCCCAGTTTGCGGCGAGGTTTGGGTATAAGATCAACACCAAATCGGATAAAGAAACAGCAAAATCCCTGAATTATTTAATGGAGGATGTGGAAGGCAAAAAGGAACAGAATGTGTTGACCCAACTCGCTATCCGCTCTATGGCCAAAGCCATTTATACTACCAAAAGCAGCAGCCATTATGGACTGGCTTTTGACCATTATACCCACTTTACCTCTCCGATCCGCCGTTACCCGGATGTGATGGTGCACCGCTTGCTATTCCATTATCTGAATGGCGGACAAAGCGCTAATGCCGAGCATTACGAAAAGCTTTGCCAGCACAGTTCGCAAATGGAAAAGAAGGCCTCTGATGCTGAACGCGCCTCTATCAAATACAAACAGGCCGAATTTTTAAAAGACCAGGTGGGCAATGTTTACAGTGGTGTGATCTCGGGCGTTACCGAATGGGGTATGTATGTTGAAATTATTGAAAATAAATGCGAAGGAATGATTCGCCTGCGCGATATATCCGACGACTTTTATACTTTAGACGAAAAAAACTACGCCATCATCGGCCAGCGTAAAAAGAAGGTTTACCAGCTGGGCGATGAGGTGAAAATCCGTGTGAAAAATGTGGATCTGACGAAGAAGCAGATTGACTTTTCGCTGGTGAGTTAG
- a CDS encoding polyprenyl synthetase family protein, with amino-acid sequence MKHLKELQSIIGEAVNKLDLPANPDTLYEPVSYILSLGGKRMRPALLLMACELFGGDVNAASSPALAIEVFHNFTLMHDDIMDNAPLRRGKITVHERWGHNTGILSGDAMLVLSYQLMMKVEDHLLREVLDVFNKTALGVCEGQQLDMDFEQRTEVHVDEYLEMIRLKTSVLLGGALKIGALIGGAEMQDAELLYNFGEYLGIAFQLQDDILDVYGDPDKFGKQVGGDIISNKKTWLLIRALELAVGSQKTELDNWIALKEFDNTEKVAAVTKIYDELNIRQFAEQAMEAFADKAFMALDAINLLEAHKQYLRNFADGLLVREN; translated from the coding sequence ATGAAACACCTGAAAGAACTACAATCCATCATAGGCGAAGCCGTAAACAAACTGGACCTTCCTGCCAATCCAGATACTTTATACGAACCTGTTAGTTATATCCTATCCCTCGGCGGTAAGAGGATGCGCCCTGCCCTGCTGTTAATGGCCTGCGAATTGTTTGGCGGCGATGTTAATGCTGCTAGTTCTCCTGCCCTTGCTATTGAGGTATTCCATAACTTCACGCTGATGCATGATGATATAATGGATAATGCTCCACTCCGTCGTGGAAAAATAACCGTACACGAACGCTGGGGACATAATACGGGCATATTATCCGGTGATGCCATGCTGGTATTAAGTTACCAGTTGATGATGAAGGTGGAAGATCATTTGCTGCGCGAAGTGCTGGATGTTTTTAACAAAACCGCTTTAGGTGTCTGCGAAGGCCAGCAACTGGATATGGATTTTGAGCAACGCACAGAAGTACATGTGGATGAATACCTGGAAATGATCCGCCTGAAAACTTCGGTATTATTGGGCGGGGCGTTAAAAATAGGCGCTTTAATTGGCGGAGCAGAAATGCAGGATGCAGAATTACTCTATAATTTCGGCGAGTACCTGGGTATTGCTTTCCAGCTGCAGGACGATATCCTGGATGTGTATGGCGATCCGGATAAATTCGGCAAACAGGTGGGCGGCGATATTATCTCCAACAAAAAAACCTGGTTGCTCATCAGGGCGCTGGAACTGGCCGTCGGTTCACAAAAAACAGAGCTGGATAACTGGATAGCTTTGAAGGAGTTTGATAACACCGAAAAGGTTGCCGCCGTCACTAAAATATACGACGAACTGAACATAAGGCAATTTGCTGAGCAAGCTATGGAAGCGTTTGCTGACAAAGCCTTCATGGCCCTGGATGCCATTAACCTGCTGGAGGCCCATAAACAATACCTCCGCAATTTTGCAGATGGCTTATTGGTGAGGGAGAATTAG
- a CDS encoding energy transducer TonB, which translates to MKWLYLTLVFFTPFITAKGQNKKSFNRAKNNVIITDLRSLDRSPEFPGGDEAFYKFLSKNLRWPVRGDIDIEGRVVISFIVEKDGSLTNFKVEKKLWPDMDAEALRVLKKSPKWIPGKQHGKLVRVKYMVPINFTLSDSSE; encoded by the coding sequence ATGAAATGGCTGTACCTAACCCTTGTTTTCTTCACACCTTTTATCACAGCAAAGGGGCAAAATAAAAAGTCCTTTAATAGGGCAAAAAACAACGTAATAATAACCGACCTGAGGTCGCTTGATAGAAGTCCGGAGTTTCCTGGTGGTGACGAGGCATTTTACAAATTCTTAAGTAAGAACTTAAGGTGGCCGGTCCGCGGAGACATTGATATCGAAGGGCGTGTTGTAATAAGTTTTATTGTCGAAAAAGACGGTAGTTTAACTAATTTTAAGGTGGAGAAAAAGTTGTGGCCCGACATGGACGCAGAAGCCCTTAGGGTTTTAAAGAAATCACCAAAATGGATTCCCGGTAAACAGCACGGAAAACTTGTCAGGGTGAAATATATGGTGCCCATAAATTTTACATTAAGCGACTCAAGCGAATAA
- a CDS encoding energy transducer TonB codes for MKTFLITTLLFLSFIGVKAQTTLPPPPPTPPDVDIQEKADTSKQAWGEYPPEFPGGIDKFFSFLKKKIRLPYLDDNLRGRVIASFVIEKDGSLTQIKIARGLRQDIDDAVIKVLSLSPKWKPGMQNGKPVRVAYSIPVPIPFNDF; via the coding sequence ATGAAAACATTCTTAATTACAACGCTCTTGTTTTTATCATTTATCGGCGTGAAAGCGCAAACAACGCTACCGCCTCCTCCTCCAACGCCGCCTGACGTTGATATACAGGAAAAGGCGGATACGTCAAAACAAGCCTGGGGTGAATATCCTCCCGAATTTCCCGGTGGCATTGATAAATTCTTTTCGTTCCTTAAAAAGAAGATCAGGTTGCCTTATTTGGACGATAATCTCAGGGGTAGGGTGATCGCCTCTTTCGTAATAGAAAAGGACGGGAGCCTTACGCAAATCAAAATTGCCAGGGGGCTAAGGCAGGATATTGATGATGCCGTAATAAAAGTGCTTAGTTTAAGCCCGAAGTGGAAACCAGGGATGCAAAACGGCAAACCAGTAAGGGTCGCTTATAGTATTCCGGTTCCGATCCCTTTCAATGACTTTTAA
- a CDS encoding TonB family protein, giving the protein MKKLVFLIAIVHLSSKINAQTFTTREDIGPAFNKVDTDPVYPGGFGAFDNYIDLNAAKILKPDHALGMVAVKFLVEKNGKVTNAEVIKGLTPETDSAAVYLIKNSLLWKPGIKNGVAVPTLVKIGVKFRAPRYAQIVHVQDVQLSKGNNADITIDEPIESPIVTEEVDPNHIFTSVEKIPEFPGGIAKFLQFIKDHQKLKIGLNGKGGRVIVLFVVEKDGSLSDIKIARGFSPEYDAEALRLLKLMPKWIPGIQNGRRVRVQYPVAINLGLN; this is encoded by the coding sequence ATGAAGAAACTAGTGTTTTTAATCGCAATAGTTCATCTGTCCTCAAAAATAAACGCGCAAACTTTTACTACACGGGAGGATATCGGCCCTGCCTTTAACAAGGTCGACACCGACCCTGTATATCCGGGTGGTTTCGGGGCTTTTGACAACTATATTGATTTAAATGCTGCCAAAATATTAAAACCGGATCACGCTTTGGGAATGGTTGCCGTAAAATTCCTTGTCGAAAAAAATGGCAAGGTGACCAATGCAGAAGTGATAAAAGGACTAACACCTGAAACAGACTCCGCAGCTGTTTATTTGATAAAAAACAGCCTGCTTTGGAAGCCTGGTATAAAAAATGGCGTAGCGGTACCAACATTGGTAAAGATTGGCGTGAAATTTCGTGCTCCTCGTTATGCGCAAATAGTTCACGTTCAGGATGTGCAGCTATCAAAGGGTAACAACGCCGATATAACTATTGACGAGCCCATAGAAAGCCCTATAGTTACTGAGGAAGTTGACCCCAACCATATATTCACTTCGGTTGAAAAAATCCCCGAATTCCCTGGCGGCATAGCAAAATTCCTCCAGTTTATTAAGGATCATCAAAAATTAAAAATCGGTTTAAATGGTAAGGGCGGAAGAGTGATTGTGTTATTCGTTGTGGAAAAGGATGGATCTTTGAGTGATATTAAGATCGCAAGAGGGTTTTCCCCTGAATACGATGCCGAAGCATTACGGTTGTTGAAATTGATGCCTAAATGGATTCCGGGCATTCAAAACGGCAGGCGGGTAAGGGTTCAATACCCTGTTGCCATAAACCTCGGATTAAATTGA